The stretch of DNA AATGCTATATTTTAGATAGTCCTAATATAGTTTTTGAACCTGATGAATAGATAATGCATTTCATCTACCAACTGATGTTGgcgcttataaaaaaaaaaacctatgttGGTAagaatactttttttctttatatgtaAAAGTAAAGTTAAGTAAGAATACTATTCTAAGCATTCCTGCTGGAGAACTCGGCTTTTGAAGATTTTCAAATTGATGGACATGTGGGTTTCCAACTTATCGAGGCATGATgacaagaaaatataatttttcatgacAACTGAGTAGAAAGCGTGGACATTTTTATGAATGACTGAAATCTtggtcaaaaaagaaaaagaaaaggctaggtgattattttttttctgattgTTAAGTCAGGGATGCACCTGGTGGGTATTAAAGGTAGAAAACAAGGTTATATGATATTGGTATATACTTTAGGAGTCAATTAGTTCACATTGGTGGTTGACACACTAATGTCAACTTACGCAGAAATATATgcgtatacatatatatatatgtatgatttttcttttttctttctatttttcttcttgatGATAATTCACAGGTATGGCAATGCTAACGTGTGGAAGATCTTCACAGACCTTTTTGATTATTTCCCGTTGACGGCTTTGGTCAGTATACTTTTTCCAATTGGTGCTCACTATCAATGCTTGCAAGTAATACAAATGTGATGGGAAAGAGTAAATGTGGAGAGAGATACCTCTCAATGAGCTCGGGAGAGAAGATAGGGTTTTCCCAATTCTTTGGCTGACTCCTGGCTTTGTTATTACTATAATAATTGTTGTGCTCActggttaaaaaaaatatctccagTGTGGCTTGCCAAATTACTGAAGGGGAAGTGATGGTAgtgggattttaattttttgttgctaATCATCAATGTTTACAtcctattctctctcttttaggTTGAGTCAGAAATATTTTGTCTGCATGGTGGACTGTCTCCTTCAATTGAAACCCTAGATAGCATCAGGAACTTTGATCGTGTTCAAGAGGTTCCTCATGAAGGACCCATGTGTGATTTGTTATGGTCTGACCCGGATGACCGGTGTGGATGGGGTATTTCACCTCGTGGTGCTGGATATACTTTTGGCCAGGTAACTTCAACATGTGATTGCGTGCCAGGTGTCTTCAACATCTTCTAACCGATTGCCACGATACGGTTGAGGGGTGTACCCTATTAGAAATGCACACTTTTGGAGTTTTAATTGTTCATTGCGTGGTCTCCTCTATTATCTCTgagttcactttttttttttttgcaggatATATCTGATCAATTCAACAACACAAACAACTTAAAGTTGATTGCTAGGGCTCATCAattggttatggatggatttaacTGGGCCCATGTACTTGTCCTCCTCacagaatatgaaattttacttttagcttGCTTGTTTAGAATTATGGGGtgaaatatttcaattttaaaattatttgtgttGGGACAGGAACAAAAGGTGGTGACTATATTTAGTGCACCCAATTATTGTTATCGCTGTGGGAACATGGCTTCAATCTTGGAAGTTGATGATTGCAAGAGCCACACGTTCATCCAGGTCTCTTATCTCTCTCACACATTTTTAATTCACACACGTGATGTATACAACATATAAGTGTTGATGTAGATAGTTGGTGCCTGTGCGCATCTTGTGTACATGCCGTTTACTTGAAGATGTGTCTCATGTTGCAGTTTGAGCCAGCTCCTAGAAGAGGAGAACCAGATGTTACCCGCCGAACACCGGATTATTTCCTATAAAAACAGCTGCCTTCGTTTCCGAATAATCACCAGTTATTTCTTCTAGCAGAACATGTATTCTCGTTACTCTGCTTTCCTGCTCATGGTTGTCAGGTAGGTTTGTATGGGAGATCTAAAATGTATGAATTTTCCTCGCCATGCACTTCTGGTGGTTGCAGGAGCCGAGGAAGATATGTAATAGGCTGGTAAAAAATGCTCACTGATTTGTCACACGTTTCAAACAATGCTGGCAGTGGTAGAGATGGTGTAGCTGAGACAGTCGGGATGTATTATTTCCAGTAGAAATGTGGagattgcctttttttttcccacgtTTGTGTGCTCCCATCCCATCTCTTTTGGCCACGATGTGGATGAATGGGATTGTGCTTGGTGGATGGTTTgcttcctctgttttttccccCAATTAAATCTTCAACAAGAAAGATGGAAATAGTGGTAATAAGAATGGGATGGTGAGACGGATCCAATTGGCTATAGTAAGAATGGGATGTATGGTTCCCATCTGAAGACAAAGCCATGATAAGAcattggcattttttttttcttttatacaagTTATAAGACATTGCCATTGTCCTTTTTTTACCTTGTTTATTGGTACTTGTGTTTGAGAACAAAGATTTATTGACAAAAAATTTCCCGCATTATAAAACATTGgcattttttataatgttaGAAGAGATATAAACTAATGGAGTTATAATGGGTGGTCGATTTTTCACCACTacctaaaaatataatttattgacaAAAAATTTCCCGCATTATAAAACATTGGCATTTTTGATAATGTTAGAAGAGATATAAACTAATGGAGTTATAATGGGTGGTCGATTTTTCACCACTACCTAAAAATATAATCGCTTATGAGGAGAGTTTATATTTTCATCCACTGCAAACGTTCATGGTTTAATACCAAAAACACGAGTAATTAGCAAAATCATATTACAGGATAAACTATACTTAGATGGGAAAAATGGATTGTTCTCTTAGTAAAGGTATATGATATACAAAATGAGCGTATGGCATATTCTTACAAGTGACGTACTAATCATATTTTTACAGAGAAAACCAAGCATCATAAGCTCACATGAGAGAAGAGGGACGGGACAAGATCCACCACCGACCATGCAAGACCTGCATATTGGAGGAACCTTATACCTGTATCAACATCAAATGCCGTTCCGTTGAAAAAGAACAGCTTTTGGATATAACCAGATTGTTTAATCTCGTCTGATTTTTTCCCATTTCCATTTAGATTTGGGATATAGCTGGTTGATTTAATTGGGATGCCCAATGTGTTGGATACGACAGGAAGAATCCGTTTTGCGAGAGCCTTGCTACAGAACTTCACAATTAGTATCGTTGGTATCCCAAGCAGCATTCTTCCCACAAACGTAGGGATTGTGAGTTGTGAGGTAAATATACGTGGAACTCCTTCATGGTGAAACTGATGGTATGTTTGCTGGATCCCGGCTACCTGAACAAAATTGCTATTTAGTTTTCAATGTTGAAGAAACCATAAAATTAAGAACACAAAATTTAGTCCAGTCCTATCCCGATAATGTAAACAATATATTGAAAACGGAGATTCTTCGATTCCTTTTGCATCCACATGCCGAAACATTCATTACGGTGATCGCAGAAGGAAGTTGAAAGCCAAACTTGGCATTAATTCTATCTTAAATGGGTGAAGATTTGCTTACAATTCCAAATGCTACACCATTAAAGGCTGCGTGGTACTCAAAGCTTGGTGTTGGAAGCTCAGGGGTTGGATAAGCAAACAGCAACAAGAGGCCTAGGGCGGCCGAAAATGAAGTAACTGCAACAGTAGAGTGCATACgctaaatgaaaatacaaagcCAAGTTGCTGAATTTGAAAATGCATGTCCTATCTctttttaaatccaaaatatCCATGAAGCTAAAACAGGACTAGATTCTACCTTCAGTTCATCAAAATATCTACTCTTACAAAACTGCAATGTTTGAAGCCTCTTCTGAGGCTGCTAGCTACTTCTTACCTTAATCAAGTTCTTCTAAAGTCTACATCTATGCAAAATGTGTAACCAATAATGTAAGAACAGAAATATCCATACCATTTGGTCCTGAGACTATAAAAAAGTCAACATATTCATGAACTGTAAGCCAGAATGCAAGGATCATCAGTCCAATGGTGAGACCAGCAATGACATCGACCAAACTGTGCATGCCGAGGTAAATTCTTCCTAGCAAGTAAACCAAATTTCAGTTTGCGCAACAAGAAACTAAAAAAGCTTCCAACAACAACTTACTAAATAGATACGAACTTACCCAAACCAATAAGGCCCACAACCAAGCAAACTAGGGCAAGCCCAAAACATTTGATGGAGGCATCTTCATACTGAGGATAAGACAAGAGATAGTGCAAAAGGTATCTGGAAACCCAGTGCAAGAGGACTACAGTTAGACCGGAAGAGAGTTATTCTAATATTCAAAGGTGAGGAAAAGCCCtccatttgaacaaaatataaatcataaagcCAGCTTTCCTAAACAAATGCATGAATCTTTCAAGCAATGCTCTTATTGGTTGATGTGAATACAGCTAGTATGTTGATTAGCCTAGAAAAGTACGAACTGAACATGGGCCTGGTTAAAGAAGCTTGCACCATTGATCATGAGGCATGATTTGTAAGCCTCTGAACATGCATTAGATACATTAGATGCCCCCATGAGCGAGCAAGACCGTTAATATATTATGCACACTTATGCCCCAATTCCCTTAAAAAAGAACCTACTGAACGCCCTGCTAAATTTGCCTAGATGACCACCACCTACATATAACAGGGGGAAAAAAGACCAGATGAGGGACAGAAATCTGGTACCCAGATAAGCAAACCGTGTTAAGAGTGTGAGAAGAGGGCAATCCATATTCCATTGCGTTATCTTCCTCGTCTTTCGTGGCAGTTATTCTCCTAACAGGTGGTGAACTGGGTCTTGGAGCTGATACCACATCCTAAACACCACACACAGGTATATTCACAAATAAGCACTAAATCACATAGAAACTAACAAAAAGCTTATAATAACCAGGCGACCGAAAAAGTAGGTACCTTCACACAATTCCCTAAATAATCACAAAAGGCCATCAAAAGGGTCATTTGCCTCGCCAATCTGCCATGCCCGCTCTACAATATTACCCAAAAGTCACTGAATTTGAATTATTCAAATGTTGGTAAACACGACTGCACCAAAATCCATCACACAACAAAAACCCAACTCAGATTCCAAGAGTAACCACATTATAGAGAGGCAGAACATACCCAGAAGAGCAGAGGAAGAAAGGCTGTGTAAAAGGGCACAGACACGACACAGGACAACCCAGAGAACAGAGCATCCAGAAACCTATGCTCGTATTTCTGCAAAACCGacccaaaaaatgaattaagttgTAAAAGAAACCATATGTGTACACATAATTTACCAAGAATGATCATATGGGTTCCATATTTAGTAGCAGAAATTAACTGGAACCTGGATCTGAAGGAGAAGAGGGGTCCCGTTGATAACATGGCGAGCCACCCATGGTTGGAAGAAAGATCTAAGCTTGCGGGTTACATTGAGGTGTGAAGCCATCACAATCCATGCCACGATTCCACACAGAGTCGCTCCTTGCCATGCTGCTATGCTTTCCATGTATCTCTCTCTGTATCTCTCTGATTACCCTCTTTTCCAAAAGGGATTGTAGAAGAGAAACAATGAGAGAcgcagaaaacaaagaaagaaaaataaataaaaaacggAAAACTAGCGGTAGGACTTCCGAGTCTTGGACGTTggtctttattttatttatctttatgcgCTGTAAATcactaatcatatatattcCAATTCTTTAAGGCCATTATTTTTGGtagttttttattctttattttttagcaaATTGGTTTCGCTGGCTTTTGACTGGCGCACCAAAGGCAAAAAGCCAGCAAAACCTTGAAGAACATTCtacataacaaatatatatatatatacacgtcaaaaataaatgatgaataataaaaccataaaaacaCTGTCAATACATGCATCTTGCTTTAATTGTGTGTATAtaattaaagggaaaaaaaaaaaaaaaaacctcaaggTCATAAGCCTTGTGTATTGATGGTCTCTGAACTCTTGAAGACTTGGTGGACGTTGTACTTAGTTGACCAATCTTATTCAAAATAAGTTTGTGGACGTTGTAGAAAGTTGAAGGCCGATCTGTAGTCAAAGTTAACTCGTTTATTAAAGTAGAAGTTTTAAGTTTACCGATTATGGCAAATAAGTATAATTGTTGATGGTTTTTTGGGTACGTGAATGAACGGCGCACAATGGTGACGTGGGTGTTGATACGGTGATCATGTATGCATCCACGAGAGTAGGtaagaaataaatgataactAAGAAAAGGCCATAGATTTGTATAGTTCACCATAAAAATCTACATTTATAAGTATTTGGAGATAAATTCACTATACTTAACAAGTTTTACAATCTCTCGTTACCTCAACTTAAGAATGAAGAGGCCTCTATTGCCTAGAGGAAGAAGATcgtgtgtgtttgtttgtatgTAGAAAAATCCTATTTTCTAGGCAAGTGATTGATCTTTTGTCAGCTTTATGTTCATTTCACTTTCTCTTTCACATGTTTGACTTAACTTTACTACTTTTCACCTCCTTCAACCTTTGTCTTTTCTTTATCCTCCTTGTCCTTTTGGTAATTCCTTCCAAATGGGCAGGGCTTGACTCATTTCATACCTAACAATaatgttgattaaaaaaaatataatgtgcgAAATTCTAGCTAAAACCTTAAGTGGGttccaaaatttaaataactctgtttttttttcgtTGATATTTTGTTCCGTGGCCTTTCTGAGATTTGCAGGCCGATGAAAACTTCAAAAACGGCCGTTGCCATGACCTAAGCCCTTAGTTTTGGAACACCACCGGCACCGATGCTCCATTCTGGACTACAACATTTGCCTTTTCGAGACCCAACTCAGCCAACTCTATCGCACAATTTATAGGCAATTGCAATGTTGCATCCACTAACAGGCTGAGCAGTGATGGGCCAATAAATTAAGCCataaagagtattttttttttcttgccccAGTCCTTACACTCTAGTTCAGTTACATCTTCAGCAGCACCACACGTCCATTTTTAAAGGTGTTTGATCACCTGAAATTGGTATTCACTATTCTACCATGTAATTACAtgccgtttggataatgagttgagataagataaattgagataaaagttaaaagttaaataaaatattattagaatattattttttaatattattattattttgaaatttaaaaatgttgaattgtttattatattttatgtgtaaatttgaaaaagttgtaataatgaaataagatgagatgaaatacttcttatatccaaaccggACTGTATATTTCTATGaggaatattaattattgagattttgtaaTATCGAtacatattcattttaataagtgTGAAGGACCGGAATAGTAAGAGATCCAACTAAGATAGTTGGAACCATTCAGCTTGGTAGTACCGTACCAAGCTTAGCAACATTGGAAAAAGTGAAGGGAAAGAGGAAGATGCCATGAGGATTGATTGGAAAAGCACGAGCTTAAAGTGTAACTAATACCATGAAAGATAACACAAAGTGTATGGAATTGTTTTTGTTCTCAATGCCAAAACGGAGTAATGCATTTCACTATATATAGAAGTTACAGATgttatcatttataatttaaatatatttacatttgaCTTGATGTTATCTGCACGTaacatttgaatttgaatactGTTGTATATCAAGTTTCTGTTGCGAAAGATCTTCATGTGCTGAAGATTCGGTCTTGCATGCTAAGTCATGAGGAATAATTCTAACAGAATTAGGGAACCCCCACCTTGAAGATATCTCCTTGGGAAGAGCTCCCATTACGACTTTGACATCTTCTCAATggcggggagagagagagagagagagaactgtaaatgaaccagtttgATCGATAGCCTGCTAGATACTCGCTAGATTAAACTCAAATAGAACTCgattagtaaaaaaaaactcGCCCTTGAAAACAAGTACccgctcgattagtaaatgacataTATCCAACTAAATTCGACTCGATTTGGTTAAGATTCATTAATGCTTGCTTGTTAAGACCTACTCGTTAAGGCCCGctcaataaaataacatacaataaaaaagtataagATATGATCTACTTTTGAACTCCtttcaacccaaaaaaaaaaagcgtgcCTTGATGATGTTGATTGTTGAACTTTCAATTTCTTTCCCCTTGCAATTTAGGGGTGTGCAACCGGATCTGGATATACTACCATAACCGGATCCAAATCTAGATTCTTAAAACTAGGCGATTATTCGCCTGGATTAATCTATAAATAATCTGGGCGGATAACCagattcaatccaaatatccgGATTATAAATGTCATGAGCGTAGTTTCAACCACAAAAGTACTCATTCAAAAAAGCTGATAAATGATGGGTGGAAGTCTTTGTTTGCTGATGTTaaatcattttgtgaaaaacacTAAATTGATATTCCTAATATGAATGGCCAATATACTAAAACTTGAGGCAAATATCGTTGTCAAGTTGACAAGTCATTGACAACAATAGACCATCATTTTAGGAAATTAACAGGTGTTGAATGCATCTTTGCACTTGTTTGCGATTACTCGtttttactttctatttttaaagaaaatggacgGTACCCCAATTTACTCTTTATATCTAGCTTTGAtccttgtgttttttttaacataGTCTTGTGATTTGGTTATCAACAAGTTATCGATCTATCTAGCAACACAAAAATGAAAGCGGTGGTCTCATTCTCCAACCATATGATCAGCAGCCCTCCTGCACCGTACATTAAcacgtttgatttgaagtctAATTTCCTAGCTAATAGCAATTAATAATCCTCCCCTCCAAGGTGAATGCATGTATACCTGGTTCCTTACTAGCTTTTCTCATAAGGTTCAGTAAACATATTAGGCAAATGAGATCGAAATTCCCTTCCtcctaatatattataaagaacCCATATATTACAGTATAATTAATgcacaaaaaacaataataactgCCTTAAATTTGTGGTTGTATCATTGTTATCTATCCTTGGAAACAAGGAAATCTTCTCCATCTTCTAGAATAATGCACCATGATCTTTCTATCTAAGATGTAGAAGATCAATATGGGATTGCAAGGACttattgaagaaattagtgaCTCTTGATCTTATTGTTCAAGCTATACAATTAAGAACGAAAGCATCAACAGCAATGCTGGAAAATCTCACAATGGATACTCAGGAACTTATGAAGAGGTTCCCTAATTGCCAAATCCAACATGTGGGGCGACTGGGCAACACTGCAGCTCATAGACTTGCAAGAAATGCTCggaatgttgatgatattaatatttggtCGGATTCCTATTTAGATTTTATTGCTTAAGCCATTTGGACTGATATTCATTTGTAATTATTTCTCATTAATGGAATttgtttgatataaaaaaaaaatgtagaagatCAAGGTGGATCAGTCATGTGAAAAATCGAAAGGGTTAGTAATTAGAGAAGTTCCCACTTCCCATACTGgcaatataatatatgtaggatgagcaatgctacatacagttgtgAAATGTGCAAACGAcatgcagtcgttttaaaaaagagtaaggttcactattaaaaattaatttttttcatgtaaatttcatatttattcacttttttaaaagtgactgtataatacttatacactcacgactataaatatcatttctaatgtGGATAACCAATTTGCTCTCCTCTCTCTCAGCATTGCAAATCAAGCAGCATTCACTATAGATTCTATATCCTGTTtttgccccttttttttttctactgtACTTGAAGTTGGCATTCTCCTGTTCAGCTGACTCTACGTAAGGCTATTTTAGCTCGCACAAGGTTATGCTTTTAGTCTTTAGATTCATTGCCATGTATTGGATAAGTCATCGCATTATCCGGCAAACATTCAattccttaaaaataaattggacCCACGcattatatattaacaaaaaaaaaaaaaaaaggaccgcCGGATCGAGTCAACATTATACAATCTTTGCTGAGAATCAATTAGCACCGCACGATCAAAATCATGATCATTGACCAAACGGTGACCTCCAAACAAGATCCTCTTCCATCGGCACTACTTCGGCAGGAGGAATAAAGCAATCAACAGAGAGGCCGGGGACGTTGAACGCAAGATCGTCGATGGCCCACGTCTCCTCCATCCGTGTGGCTGCGGGGCCGGCCGCCTTCAAGTTGTCTCCGAACCGTGTAATGGTCACGCTCGATTGGCCAGCGTGGGCGATCATCACGCCCTCCACCGTCCGATAGTCCTCGATTCTGGTGGACATGGTGGTCTCCCAGTAGATGGGGTGGATCCCAGGGGATTGGATCCTCATCAAGTAAGAGTCCTCCAAGTATACCAGGAGCCCGCTCCTTTGGCTAAAGTGTCCGTATATAACGTGCTTTATCATATCCGCCGTGTTGTCCCCACGTTCGGCCAGGTCCGTTTGATCTGCTGACAATTTCAACGCAAAACAATCGATGCCTGAGATTCGCTTTTCTCCCAAGTACTGGGCTGAGGAAAATACAGCCGCTATAGCCAGAGGATCTAGTCCCTACAAATGTTTTAACGAGGTTTCCTATCAGCACATGATTACGTTAGTGTCGTAAGCTGCAGGGATTAATAGAACATGAAATAACACTGCATTGGTCAAGACCACCTCGAATTCCTTAATTGTCAAAGAGAACAAtgcaaatgaaaattaattagcATTATCTATCAACAATTTGCGAAAATTACGATAATTGAACTTGAAGACCGTTAAAAGCGTACGAGGAACTGAGGAAGGACGCGCAAATGTaaaacacgaaaaaaaaaaaaaaaaaacacccaatTTGGTCACAAGGTCGTTAATAATGAATAGTACTTCTTCGATGTCAAAAAAATATGTTGCGTATAATTTAGCAATACCAGATGACTTACCTGAAGAGCTCGCCGGAGAGGGCGAACACCACCTCTGGCTGCATGAGCGCCGACCCAGGGAGTGTGACGCCATGCCACATTGCCATCACTTCCGGCTACAACCTTGTGACCACCCACAACTAGCTCAATCAGCCACTTATTGGGGACCATCTGCCATATTACAAAGCATCCTTTTTGTGAAACTCCGGGGGCTCCCGAAGCCGAGCCGCCATAACCCAGCTCATCCACCACGGCCATGGTTAACTTCCCGGTAGCGAAAATGTTCTTCACCCTCCCCTCTAATTTCCGGCAGCCCGTCGCCGCCGTGAAGTGTTGTATGATATATTGGGCTGAGGAACACACCTGTCAATACAATACAAGGACAAAAATCATTATATCGTTTTATTTTAGTCATGCATTGTTTCATTGAGGAATGGTTGATTTCCttttttgcttttccttttatCAAGGTGTGCAACTTGGATACTGCATATCATACTGAATGCAAATAATGAAGTGAATTAGACCCACAGTTCATAGAGTGTGTGGGCTCTAATATTCCTTTAAGACCCCAAGTCCCAACACAGTGGGTGGGAGTACTAATTAAGTTATTGATGGCATACCATTGGGAAAGGAAAATATCGAAGcataaacataaattaattaaaaccctaCGTTTGCTGGCCGGATTGCAGATGCTAGTTATACCTTGGAagagttggaaaaaaaagaaaaggaaaaactttgaaaaaaaaatgcattcgcAGCTAGGAATGTGAAAGAATCCCAACCGAAGCAGCTAGCAAACGATCACTAACACCAACATATCTCATGCCTTAGTGATTAACTCAAATGAAAGGTCGacatttgggaaaaaaaaaaaaaaaagaccgaAAGATGTCGAGTCGATACTCTACCTCGTTGATAATGGACTGTTTGGGATGGAGTGGGATGGGGAAGAGAGGACAACCCAGAACGCTGAGGAGGACCCTGAGATCAGATTTCTTGTTGAAGACGAGGGAGAGGTGGGTCTTGATCCAGCTCCTCCATGTCAGACCTCGTCCTTTCTTTGAGTTGTTCGTGCCGTCGTCTTCTAAGTTGATGGGCTCCTCTGATAACGGTGCAAGTCGACCCATCTCAGCTGCTTTTGcttttggaggaagagagagatcagagggATATAGAAGAGAGGATGAAAGGGAGACAGTATTGAAGCATCCTCGAGCGGACGAAAGAAAATGAATGCACCGAAGACTGCTCAAGGAGTCCCTATCGAGTCGTCGACTGTCGGAATGAACTTTCCGCACATGCGCTGGGGCGCGTGTATTTGctacgtttttgttttttcccccaCTTTATCTGCATCAATAACATTGTGATCGCATAGCAAagtgatattaaatatttataaatagtaataataaaataataaataacaataaaatattttcaaaatactctACTATCTAATCTAACTCATACACTCACGGTGAATCTTTTACGAAAAAATACAGCTTACTTTGTTTATAATCGAATGGCAGTAAGGGAGTACGGTACCTAAGATATTCCATTAATCTAAgcctttttacttttcttttctaataaTAGTGGTCcaatttgtatataaaaaatattttatctcattttattattataattattttaaatttttacataaaatataataaataatttaattttttcaaatctcaaataataataatatttaaaaataatattttaataataatttatttaaatttcatctcaatttatctcatctcaactcactattaaaACTGcatcttaattgaaaaaaactataatattacaacttactataaaatggagaaaaagtaaaatcgtttacaattaaatttttttcactGTAAAATGTGTTAGCAAGTAGCAACCCATCTTGGTAGACGCATAACAACAATATCTTTTTGAGATTCTattagattttacttttttatagtTGAAGATTGATCTACGTACCATTTTGAGTTAATACCTGCATGCTACACATATTTTAAAGATTAATGATCTAATTGTCGATATGACCTCATGACCCTAATCTCATTTTCAACTTCACACACTTATCTATTCTGTACAACACTTGGTGGATATATGCAGTAGTAGTACGTATGCCTAAAATCCTATCCATATTGTTTGGTCCATCAAGCTATCTTTCTATATCCTTGGAACCTAAGATAGAGTACTTGCATATAATCTTGATCATGAAACCGAGGAAACGAACCTCTTGAATGCATTTCATAATGTTTTTGGAGTACCATATATTGCATCAATCGGTTAATTGCTGTTGTTTTTGTATACCTAACACACAAGCTGGGAATGGATCATCAGgtttattttcaatgtttttttgcttttatcttctttattattacatttttgtgacattttttaaatttctgtgGAGAAACCTATggcctctctctcctcttctaTTAATACAATTTTCCCGGtaaaaaagcatgcatgcaagcaCGATGAAATACTCACGTACAATTCTTTTGTACGTGAGAAAGTCGCCTCGATCGGCTCCCTTTCCTCCTTATAATGTttttgctattttatttttaaaaaggttGAACCGCGCGTACGTTTTCTTTCgctaaaaaaacaaattttttctGCGTTATATTAGTACAGATATGTACAAATTCTACTACATATACAAGTCTtgcaaagatt from Juglans regia cultivar Chandler chromosome 4, Walnut 2.0, whole genome shotgun sequence encodes:
- the LOC109018985 gene encoding serine/threonine-protein phosphatase PP2A-4 catalytic subunit — translated: MGLDSLPSESSNDLDEQIAQLMECKPLSEQQVRVLCEKAREILMEESNVQPVKSPVTICGDIHGQFHDLAELFRIGGKCPDTNYLFMGDYVDRGYYSVETVTLLVALKVRHPQRITILRGNHESRQITQVYGFYDECLRKYGNANVWKIFTDLFDYFPLTALVESEIFCLHGGLSPSIETLDSIRNFDRVQEVPHEGPMCDLLWSDPDDRCGWGISPRGAGYTFGQDISDQFNNTNNLKLIARAHQLVMDGFNWAHEQKVVTIFSAPNYCYRCGNMASILEVDDCKSHTFIQFEPAPRRGEPDVTRRTPDYFL
- the LOC109018983 gene encoding lipid phosphate phosphatase delta-like, translated to MESIAAWQGATLCGIVAWIVMASHLNVTRKLRSFFQPWVARHVINGTPLLLQIQKYEHRFLDALFSGLSCVVSVPFYTAFLPLLFWSGHGRLARQMTLLMAFCDYLGNCVKDVVSAPRPSSPPVRRITATKDEEDNAMEYGLPSSHTLNTVCLSGYLLHYLLSYPQYEDASIKCFGLALVCLVVGLIGLGRIYLGMHSLVDVIAGLTIGLMILAFWLTVHEYVDFFIVSGPNVTSFSAALGLLLLFAYPTPELPTPSFEYHAAFNGVAFGIVAGIQQTYHQFHHEGVPRIFTSQLTIPTFVGRMLLGIPTILIVKFCSKALAKRILPVVSNTLGIPIKSTSYIPNLNGNGKKSDEIKQSGYIQKLFFFNGTAFDVDTGIRFLQYAGLAWSVVDLVPSLFSHVSL
- the LOC109018984 gene encoding uncharacterized protein LOC109018984; this encodes MGRLAPLSEEPINLEDDGTNNSKKGRGLTWRSWIKTHLSLVFNKKSDLRVLLSVLGCPLFPIPLHPKQSIINEVCSSAQYIIQHFTAATGCRKLEGRVKNIFATGKLTMAVVDELGYGGSASGAPGVSQKGCFVIWQMVPNKWLIELVVGGHKVVAGSDGNVAWRHTPWVGAHAARGGVRPLRRALQGLDPLAIAAVFSSAQYLGEKRISGIDCFALKLSADQTDLAERGDNTADMIKHVIYGHFSQRSGLLVYLEDSYLMRIQSPGIHPIYWETTMSTRIEDYRTVEGVMIAHAGQSSVTITRFGDNLKAAGPAATRMEETWAIDDLAFNVPGLSVDCFIPPAEVVPMEEDLVWRSPFGQ